One Rosa chinensis cultivar Old Blush chromosome 5, RchiOBHm-V2, whole genome shotgun sequence genomic region harbors:
- the LOC112166154 gene encoding DNA repair protein RAD51 homolog 4 isoform X2 — protein sequence MAPFKALELEYPIIDSNFQTFCASHGILSVEDFLIHDLYELAAFAKQQPTSEKLEQGITQILSIIDEQHQPWVNGMELLDDTLHRKHVVPTGCEGVDLLLGGGLHEGQLTELVGPSSSGKTQVCLLAASYLASKHMGTVVYLDTGNSFSTQRIAEFVGRFSNHMFSQAGHRNFQKVMNNILCHSVFDIFTMFNVLHQLEFNMKSQKGGQVRLLIVDSISSLITPILGNIGSQGRALMTSAGYLLKKLAHEHNIVVLVTNHTVGGERGIPKPALGQIWKTVAHVRLLLSADHGNDTRSISVLKHPSMASGKVARFRV from the exons ATGGCACCCTTCAAAGCTCTGGAGCTAGAGTACCCAATAATCGACTCCAATTTCCAGACTTTTTGCGCCTCACATGGCATTCTCTCAG TGGAAGATTTCCTCATTCACGACCTGTATGAGTTGGCTGCGTTTGCAAAACAACAGCCCACCTCGGAAAAACTAGAGCAG GGCATTACCCAGATCCTATCTATTATTGATGAGCAGCACCAACCATGGGTGAATGGTATGGAACTTTTAGATGATACTCTACATAGGAAACATGTAGTTCCAACTGGGTGTGAAGG GGTTGATTTGTTACTGGGAGGTGGATTACATGAGGGACAATTAACTGAACTTGTTGGGCCGTCATCTTCTGGTAAAACGCAA GTCTGCCTGCTTGCTGCCTCATATCTTGCATCAAAGCACATGGGTACTGTTGTATACCTAGACACAGGAAACTCTTTCTCCACCCAACGAATTGCAGAGTTTGTTGGTCGATTCTCTAACCACATGTTTAGTCAG GCAGGCCATAGGAATTTTCAGAAAGTAATGAACAACATCTTGTGCCATTCCGTGTTTGACATCTTTACAATGTTCAATGTGTTACATCAGCTGGAGTTCAATATGAAATCTCAG AAAGGAGGGCAGGTGCGGTTGCTTATTGTTGATTCGATCTCTTCACTAATTACCCCAATTCTTGGGAATATAGGTTCACAGG GACGTGCTTTGATGACATCTGCTGGATATTTGTTAAAGAAATTAGCACATGAGCATAATATTGTGGTACTG GTGACCAATCACACAGTAGGTGGAGAGAGAGGTATTCCAAAACCAGCTCTTGGCCAGATCTGGAAGACCGTTGCACATGTGAGGCTTCTGCTTTCCGCTGACCATGGAAATGATACCCGGAGTATTTCTGTGCTAAAACACCCATCTATG GCTTCTGGCAAGGTTGCAAGGTTTAGAGTGTAG
- the LOC112166154 gene encoding DNA repair protein RAD51 homolog 4 isoform X1, giving the protein MAPFKALELEYPIIDSNFQTFCASHGILSVEDFLIHDLYELAAFAKQQPTSEKLEQGITQILSIIDEQHQPWVNGMELLDDTLHRKHVVPTGCEGVDLLLGGGLHEGQLTELVGPSSSGKTQVCLLAASYLASKHMGTVVYLDTGNSFSTQRIAEFVGRFSNHMFSQAGHRNFQKVMNNILCHSVFDIFTMFNVLHQLEFNMKSQLQKGGQVRLLIVDSISSLITPILGNIGSQGRALMTSAGYLLKKLAHEHNIVVLVTNHTVGGERGIPKPALGQIWKTVAHVRLLLSADHGNDTRSISVLKHPSMASGKVARFRV; this is encoded by the exons ATGGCACCCTTCAAAGCTCTGGAGCTAGAGTACCCAATAATCGACTCCAATTTCCAGACTTTTTGCGCCTCACATGGCATTCTCTCAG TGGAAGATTTCCTCATTCACGACCTGTATGAGTTGGCTGCGTTTGCAAAACAACAGCCCACCTCGGAAAAACTAGAGCAG GGCATTACCCAGATCCTATCTATTATTGATGAGCAGCACCAACCATGGGTGAATGGTATGGAACTTTTAGATGATACTCTACATAGGAAACATGTAGTTCCAACTGGGTGTGAAGG GGTTGATTTGTTACTGGGAGGTGGATTACATGAGGGACAATTAACTGAACTTGTTGGGCCGTCATCTTCTGGTAAAACGCAA GTCTGCCTGCTTGCTGCCTCATATCTTGCATCAAAGCACATGGGTACTGTTGTATACCTAGACACAGGAAACTCTTTCTCCACCCAACGAATTGCAGAGTTTGTTGGTCGATTCTCTAACCACATGTTTAGTCAG GCAGGCCATAGGAATTTTCAGAAAGTAATGAACAACATCTTGTGCCATTCCGTGTTTGACATCTTTACAATGTTCAATGTGTTACATCAGCTGGAGTTCAATATGAAATCTCAG CTGCAGAAAGGAGGGCAGGTGCGGTTGCTTATTGTTGATTCGATCTCTTCACTAATTACCCCAATTCTTGGGAATATAGGTTCACAGG GACGTGCTTTGATGACATCTGCTGGATATTTGTTAAAGAAATTAGCACATGAGCATAATATTGTGGTACTG GTGACCAATCACACAGTAGGTGGAGAGAGAGGTATTCCAAAACCAGCTCTTGGCCAGATCTGGAAGACCGTTGCACATGTGAGGCTTCTGCTTTCCGCTGACCATGGAAATGATACCCGGAGTATTTCTGTGCTAAAACACCCATCTATG GCTTCTGGCAAGGTTGCAAGGTTTAGAGTGTAG
- the LOC112166154 gene encoding DNA repair protein RAD51 homolog 4 isoform X3 encodes MAPFKALELEYPIIDSNFQTFCASHGILSVEDFLIHDLYELAAFAKQQPTSEKLEQGITQILSIIDEQHQPWVNGMELLDDTLHRKHVVPTGCEGVDLLLGGGLHEGQLTELVGPSSSGKTQVCLLAASYLASKHMGTVVYLDTGNSFSTQRIAEFVGRFSNHMFSQAGHRNFQKVMNNILCHSVFDIFTMFNVLHQLEFNMKSQLQKGGQVRLLIVDSISSLITPILGNIGSQGRALMTSAGYLLKKLAHEHNIVVL; translated from the exons ATGGCACCCTTCAAAGCTCTGGAGCTAGAGTACCCAATAATCGACTCCAATTTCCAGACTTTTTGCGCCTCACATGGCATTCTCTCAG TGGAAGATTTCCTCATTCACGACCTGTATGAGTTGGCTGCGTTTGCAAAACAACAGCCCACCTCGGAAAAACTAGAGCAG GGCATTACCCAGATCCTATCTATTATTGATGAGCAGCACCAACCATGGGTGAATGGTATGGAACTTTTAGATGATACTCTACATAGGAAACATGTAGTTCCAACTGGGTGTGAAGG GGTTGATTTGTTACTGGGAGGTGGATTACATGAGGGACAATTAACTGAACTTGTTGGGCCGTCATCTTCTGGTAAAACGCAA GTCTGCCTGCTTGCTGCCTCATATCTTGCATCAAAGCACATGGGTACTGTTGTATACCTAGACACAGGAAACTCTTTCTCCACCCAACGAATTGCAGAGTTTGTTGGTCGATTCTCTAACCACATGTTTAGTCAG GCAGGCCATAGGAATTTTCAGAAAGTAATGAACAACATCTTGTGCCATTCCGTGTTTGACATCTTTACAATGTTCAATGTGTTACATCAGCTGGAGTTCAATATGAAATCTCAG CTGCAGAAAGGAGGGCAGGTGCGGTTGCTTATTGTTGATTCGATCTCTTCACTAATTACCCCAATTCTTGGGAATATAGGTTCACAGG GACGTGCTTTGATGACATCTGCTGGATATTTGTTAAAGAAATTAGCACATGAGCATAATATTGTGGTACTG TAG
- the LOC112201818 gene encoding glutelin type-D 1, whose protein sequence is MDIDLAPKLAKKVYGGDGGSYFAWCPSELPMLREGNIGAAKLALEKNGFALPNYSDSARVAYILQGSGVVGIVLPEKEEKVLPVKKGDAIALPFGVITWWHNKEDTEFVVLFLGDTKTAHKRGEFTNFYLTGTNGIFTGFSTEFVGRAWDLEESVVKTLVGKQSGQGIVKLGASNLPEPKNEHRDGMTLNCEEAPLDVDIKGGGRVVVLNTKNLPLVGEVGLGADLVRLDGSAMCSPGFSCDSALQVTYIVRGSGRAQVVGVDGKRVLETTVKAGNLFIVPRFFIVSKIADPEGLEWFSIITTPNPIFTHMAGSIGCWKALSPKVLESSFNVDSDTEQLFRSKRTSDAIFFPPPK, encoded by the exons TGCACCAAAGTTGGCCAAGAAGGTTTatggaggagatggaggttCTTACTTTGCTTGGTGCCCATCGGAGCTTCCCATGCTCCGTGAAGGTAACATCGGCGCTGCCAAGCTCGCCCTTGAGAAGAACGGCTTTGCTCTCCCCAATTACTCTGATTCTGCCAGAGTTGCTTATATCCTGCAAG GAAGTGGTGTTGTTGGAATTGTCCTCccggagaaggaagagaaggtTCTTCCAGTGAAGAAGGGTGATGCCATTGCCCTCCCTTTCGGAGTTATCACTTGGTGGCACAACAAGGAGGACACTGAGTTTGTAGTTCTTTTCTTGGGTGATACCAAAACAGCTCACAAAAGGGGTGAGTTCACCAACTTCTATCTCACTGGTACTAATGGCATTTTCACTGGTTTCTCAACTGAGTTTGTCGGCCGAGCATGGGATTTGGAGGAGAGTGTTGTGAAGACTCTTGTTGGCAAGCAAAGCGGTCAGGGCATTGTTAAGTTGGGGGCATCTAATTTGCCTGAGCCAAAGAACGAGCATAGAGATGGGATGACATTGAATTGCGAAGAAGCTCCCTTAGATGTTGATATCAAGGGTGGTGGAAGAGTTGTTGTTTTGAATACTAAGAACCTTCCTTTGGTCGGAGAGGTTGGGCTTGGTGCAGATCTGGTTAGGTTGGACGGAAGTGCCATGTGCTCCCCTGGGTTTTCTTGTGACTCTGCATTGCAGGTGACTTACATTGTTAGAGGCAGTGGCCGTGCCCAAGTTGTTGGTGTTGATGGGAAGAGGGTCTTGGAAACAACCGTCAAAGCTGGTAACTTGTTCATTGTTCCTAGATTCTTTATTGTTTCAAAAATTGCTGATCCAGAAGGCTTGGAATGGTTCTCCATCATCACTACTCCCAA CCCGATCTTCACCCACATGGCTGGAAGTATTGGTTGTTGGAAAGCTCTATCTCCGAAGGTGCTCGAGTCTTCTTTCAATGTGGATTCTGATACCGAGCAACTTTTCCGTTCAAAGAGGACTTCGGATGCAATCTTCTTCCCTCCACCAAAGTGA